The DNA sequence TGCCCGAAATAATGGGAAGACAGTGCTCCATTCGGCTGCAAGGATGGGGCATTTGGAAGTTGTTAAGTCTCTTCTTACTAAAGATCCAAGCACTGGCTTTAGGACTGATCAAAAGGGTCAAACTGCACTGCATATGGCTGTTAAAGGCCAAAATGAGGAGATTGTCCTTGAATTGTTGAAACCTGATCCTTCTGTTTTGAGTGTGGAAGATAATAAAGGGAATACAGCTTTGCATATTGCTACAAGGAAGGGTCGTATTGAggtgcttttttttttattgttgtttgtgTTAATAAATTTGTTTAGTTGTGCCTTTATGATATGAGCATTGATATAAGACCCAACATCTGATGTGGCACTAGCTATTGGttttctataatatttattagattAGATTAGAAAAGGTGGCACCTAATATTGACACCTGATATCTGATATAGTGTTGGGAACCTAGCAATTTCCTTATGATATTCTTGTGTCTTTTCTTGCAGAATGTGAGGCGTTTGCTGTCTGTTGAAGGCGCTAACATCAATGCAATTAACAAGGCTGGAGAAACACCTCTTGACATTGCTGAAAAATTCGGAACTCCTGAACTTGTCTTGGTTCTAAAGGAAGCAGGGGCAACGAATTCTAGTGAGCAAGGAAAGCCTCAGAATCCTGCTAAGCAACTTAAGCAGACCGTGAGCGACATAAAGCACGATGTCCGCTCACAACTTCAGCAGACACATCAAACTGGAGTGAGGGTCCAGAAAATTGCAAAGAGGCTAAAGAAGCTTCATATTGAAGGGCTGAATAATGCTATAAACTCTGCAACTATTGTGGCAGTTCTCATTGCCACTGTTGCTTTCGCTGCCATATTCACCGTGCCTGGCCAGTTTGTAGAGGAGTCGGGGCCTGAGAGTGGACAAGCCCATATAGCAAACAACGCAGCTTTCATTGTCTTCTTTGTATTTGATAGCCTGGCTCTATTTATATCCCTTGCAGTTGTTGTAGTCCAGACATCAGTAGTTGTGATTGAAGAGAAGGCAAAGAGGCAACTTGTGTTTGTGATCAACAAGCTCATGTGGTTGGCTTGTCTCTTCATTTCGATTGCGTTTATTTCTCTTACATATGTTGTGGTGGGATCACATGCTCATTGGCTTGCTGTGTATGCAACTATTATAGGTAGCACAATCATGCTCACTACCATTGGCTCAATGTGCTACTGTGTGATCTTGCATAGGATGGAGGAATCAAAATTGAGGAATATTAGGAGGGCCGAGAGCCAGTCTCGGTCTTACTCTGTGTCTAATATGGCATCAGATTCAGAGATTTTGAACAGTGAATATAAAAGAATGTATGCACTTTAAGCTGCTGAGTATATTTAGATTGGATTGAGGAACAGGAACAGCCATATACATATTGGTGCTGCTCCTGATATTCTATTCTACCAATCAGTTTCTGATTGTAAGTAAAGTAAGTACTGAAGCTGAAATGTTGTGTTACCTTTGTACTATGAATATGGAATCCTATGCTCAGACAGAGTTAGAGAAATCATAACAGTCATTCATCTCATCATAATTCATCATCTTTCCTATAAAGATTGAAACTTTATACTCAATGGGGAAGAGTAGCAGCCAGCCAAGTCAAGCCAAGCCAATATGTATATTCATTCAAGATTCAGCTACTGAGTTTAGTTGGGCCAGTAATGTGTTTCTCCTGCAACATTTTACTGAATTGACATGAGATGTTATGATTATGGTTTGTGATCcatctttaatgtaactaataataatatttcataGCTATACCAACTTCCCATTGTCTTTATCTGATGCTTATATCTTTTATTGCACTATATTATTGTCTTTTTATGCATCTTCATTCATATTTAATGTGTTTTTGTGTTTTGCTTGttcttataaataaataaataataaatagtgctaaaatatttaatgttttcaaaatattatatttttgaaaaaatgactTGAAAAAGTATATTTTGCCTCAATCTAACCTTacaaaaacataatatttaaaaaaatattgtgtgtAATTAAAAgagattatttcataaatacataaaaacaacaaaaattttaaaaagatacagtcatataaaattttaaatatttttacaattttaaaaattttgtttataaaaaatacagtattttaatatttactatattgtattttttttattttattattaaatttatgttatttatatattatttttatataatttttatattattttgtagttaTTGTAGAACACTTTAAAAATATGCGTCTATTGTTGTTGACAATATCTGGAGGATGCGTAATGATGCGGTTCACAACAACATCCCTCCGGATATTCTGAAATGCATTGACATTATTTGTTCTTCTTTTGCAGAGATTCATACTACCATTTTGCCGAGTCCTTTGCCGTTGGTGAGGGATAGCTGGATCCCACCACCTCTGGAGTGGATCAAATTTAATTGTGATGTTCGTGTGGGTTTAGAGAGTATGTGTTTAGCTGTTGTTGCAAGGAATCATCTGGGAAGGGTGATGAGTGTTTACACGTCTTGGTTGGGGTTTAGTGATGCTCTCTGTGGAGAAGTTGCGGCCTGCTGCTTGGCAATGTCCGTTGCGATAGAGCTCCAACAGAAGTTTATAATAGTGGAGAGTGACTCGAGGATAGTGATCAACGCTCTTAATGGGAAGGCGTCCCATTGGGCTCTAGAGAACTATGTCTCCTTTTGCACTAAGTCTTCTCCATTTTTCATTGGTTGTAATTTCTCTAATATTAGTAGGTCGTGTAATTTTatggcccataatgtggcttATTGGGCTTTTAACAACAGGATGTACGGAGCTATTCCGATCGACTCTTTACCGGAGAACATTTTGTGTAATGACCGAGAGGTCTAGTTTCCCTTATATATAACTacgcttattttcaaaaaaaaaaaaagaacactttaaaaatatatataaaaaatatttatacataaaacCAACACATACATAGGACAAAGTATTGGGAGCAACAAGTGTTTTCTTTCTCAAACACAATTTTTGTAGTTCAATGTCGTTTGTTCAAAAATAGTGTCGTTTTCCCCAAATGATGTCgtttaatagtgtggttgcggTTGTAAACTTTTTTATATCCTACACAATGTGGGAGGCATATTCCTAAAATACTAAATAGATCTCTttatactttttctttttcttttttttttttttaagcaaacataaaaaataaaattgtacatATCACTTTTGttgaaccaaaaaaaataaaatgttataaCAAAATTATGAGCAATTATATTGGCAAatagtttaataaaaaaaatgttgtttaaaaatgcaaaaaatttGTCATACTCTTCTATAATAACCCAAAAGAAAAAACATAGATAATAAATTTCAAATAGTTTAGACTGCCACCAAGCAATTTGACTCCAACTTCTCTTTTCGCCATAATTGAGTTTTGATCGAGTTTAGCACTTTCTTTATACCAATTGTTTCAGCCAAATTCATAGCGCCTATATTAGCAAAACTCCCCGATTTATCCATCACTAATTCTCCTTGAGAGTATCGAAGAACTATGCCATAACCAAACGCAGCTCGATCACGAAAAATGACAGCATCAACAGTTACCTTAAATATATTCTCCTGTGGCTTAACTTGAAATTCAACTCCATCACCaacttaaaaaactaaaaaagaaaCATCTGAACGTCTATTTTGAACTGACTTCCATTGTACAAGACAACTCATAGATAAAGTAAGAACATCATCCATTGTAACATACTTTTAGTTCCAAACCAACTTATTTCGAGCCTTCTATAACCCCAACACAAAATAACAACCTCCTCATACTTATCCTTGTTGCACTTGTGCAAAATTTGATAAACCAACTACCAAAATCAGCAGCAACAATCTTAATGCATTGCAATTTGCACGTCTACATaccattaatttatttaattcaatctTAATATATACACGACTCAATATACATAAAACCATCAAGTTCATGGTCATTAATTTCAATTGTGATTCCACATAAAATTACAATATTTTAAGTAAATATTACAATTGACCTATGTCACTTATATCATTTAATAAGTTCAATAAATTGATGAATTTTtatattacaaataatattaagtAACAAAAGTCCCAATAAaccctaaaaataaaaaaacaaaaattgtttATGAAGAGAACATGAAACATGTTCAGTGAATTTCCTTGAACATGAAGACAACTAAGATCAAgacaaatatttataaaaagatttaacatttatattttttatacacttttcattctaagTGGGACTCACACAAAGAGTGatttaatactaaaataaaatggAATGAAGATGAACACACTAAACGAAAATTTAGCAACTTTTTAGAATTTTATGGATGAAAATTACATTTgtattatttagttatttttttttataactaagtgaatgaaatttgaatttatatgcttaaataattaaaattttttattattataccaaaaatttacactataaaaaaactatactttttttttttcaaaaccccaaaaatacccccctcacaattctctctctctctctgcatcatctctctctctctctctatctctctcagccaactctctctctctctctctcaactcacAGTCGACCCCAACgccacccgaacccaaaccccatCCCCATCGGACCCAAACGCCACCCACTCTCGGACCTAAACGCCACCCACTCTTGGACCCAAACGCCAGCCACGAAACCTTCGGCTGtgggacttttttttttttttttttttttcttcgatttcggagagaggaagaaagaggtcAGATGGTCGGACCGGGgtcgatgggtccgattggtcggaccccatcggaccctgTCGACCATCGGCTacgaaacatttttttttttgcgatttgagagagagaggatgaaagaggtccgatggtcggaccttggggtccgatggggtccgatgtcggtccccatcggaccccaaggtccgaccatcggctctgaaacttttttttttttttttttctcgcgatttgagagagagaggaagaaagagtgGGTTTCGGTCCGAGAGTGGGTGGCGTTTGGGTCCGAGAGTGGGTGGCGTTTGGGTCCGATGGGGatggggtttgggttcgggtggcGCTGGGTCGTgtgagttgagagagagagagagagttggccgagagagatagagagagagagagatgatgcagagagagagaattgtgaggggggtatttttgaggttttgaaaaaaaaagtatagtttttttatggtgtaaatttttggtataataataaaattttttaattatttaagcatataaattcaaatttcccataaataaaatgtaattttcaCCCTTTAGAAGACAAAAAAGATAGGAATTTTGGACAAaaattaccatttttttttttggaaaaatgaaAATTACATATTAAgtcatttataattaaaatcaatcaatcaatttattatttttttgtcaacataaaaaacaaaagttagttataaataataattatttttataattaagtgTTATGAGAGACGAGTGTTAACTCCGGCAAAGgtagtgtttttattttttcctcAAATTCACGCAGTAAACCCTAAACTTTCTCTGTGCCGCCGCTCCAGTTGTCTTCTCCGGCCAACCCTCGTCTCCGGCTCTCTACCCTTTATCAGGTATCTCATCTCACTCTTTCTTCATTCTTCAATTCTACAAATATTTTCCCTTGAAAATTTACAATGtagaacacacacacacacttacTGAACTTTGATTCTTCTAAGTCTAAATCAATTCCTCGTTGGTTACCATTCTCTGTACTAAAAGTGAAGTTTTTGGCTTTTGTTTTGGTAGAGTTGATTTCCCAAGGGGATGAATGATAAGGTTATCTATTTGCTACGCTTCCAAGATTATATGGATTATTTTGCTTTTTATtggtttttgaaattaatataaaatttatattaaaacatTTTATACAATCATATGCCCCCACTGGACCTTTCATAGCTACACCTCTGGTCATGAGATGTTCTTAATTACCAATTAGTTgttatttaagaaaaacatgatGTGATTGTTTTCATGTTTATTGGTTCTGTAATTgcatcaattttcaaatcttctTTCAGCTTAAAATATTGGGGTTGTTTCTTTATTCCAATTTTCTTCAATATAGTGTATTTTAGTTTCAGGCTAAATAATAAAGGGATTTCTTTGAAGTGTATGTAACTAATAAGACTAGGCTGAGCTGAAACCAATAAAATGTATATTAAAACCAATTTAGACCCTTCATAGCTCAACTCTGCTCATGGGATGTTCTTAATTACCAATGAGTTGTTGTTTAAGAAAAAAAGCATAATGTGACTTACTCATGTTTATTTGGTTTGCAATTGcatcaatttttgttttttgttttgttttttttttcccaaatcTTCTTATCATTATGCTGATTTTCCTCAATATAGTGTATTTTGGCTTCAGGCTAAATATATAAAGGAATTTCTTTGAAGTATTTGTAACTAGCAAGACTAGGTTCTTTGGGATGTCTCCTGCTCAACCATTAATGAATATTGGAGGAGCAAACCGTAAACCAAATATTTTTGCACCTGAAAAGAGAAATAAGGGTTTGGCAGCAAGATTAGCTATGAAGGGCATAGGTTGCAGTAGTAATTGTGAGGACAATATGATTGGATTTGAAGATTTTATCAATAGCCAAAATAAGGCGGCTGCCAGGGAGGTAGAGGTTGACATAACTGAATGGAAAAATAATTCTGACATGAGATTAGCTGAGAGAGATGACCCTGATGCTACTGAATATTCAAGCTCATTTCAAGACACTGCTTCTGAAGCTGACAATTGTTCCGGGTTCAGTGAAGGCGAAGTGGAATCACAATTTTTCGGAGATAATGGATTTGGATCTTCATTTAATGCATTTAGTAGCGTATTTCATATGAGGTGTGTCAATATTGTTTGTCTCACATGATTATGGTGAACTTCTCATTCTTGATATACTCATCTCAATTGGTTACCTTTTCAGGAAGAAGAAATTGACAAATCATTGGAGGAGCTTCATACGCCCTGTGATGTGGCGTTGCAAATGGACGGAATTAAGGATCAAAGAAATTGATTCTCAAGTGTCAAAGTATGCAAGAGATCTTGCAGCATATGATGAGGGTAAACATTTGGGATCAGAACAAATTACGACGACAGATGGGTTTTGTTCAAAGTCATTGCCATATTCGCGTCCATATGGCAGAAGAAAGGCTATGAAGAGGAGGAAGCGGAAGAAAGTTGAAGACACTGATGCAACATCATACATGTCACAACATAATCTTTTCTCTTATCTTGGTAAGACTTATACAATGGTTTcaatactttttaattttttttattccccTCTTTTACTTTTCCCCCCAATTTATGACTCCCCTTTGTGACTTGATGCAGAAAATAAGAGGTCAGATCCTGATAGCAGCTCTTTGGCTGAAGAATTCGGTAATGCAggtaatatttttctaatattcaaGTTCTGAAAGTATTATTATCTGTATCCTATCAAAAGacctttattataaataaaaaaattatttctgattttccaatttttacattttatcaTGCATCAACATTTcctattatttttcaatattagTCACTAGTCAGTATTGTTCAAGTATTTCTCATTTAAATTAGTCTTTCTATGAGGCAGTGACCACTGAGCAGAATGTTGATTGCAATGACAAACTTGGTACCAGTGATGATTGGGCATCGTTTGAGTTCAGAGATAGTGATGCTTCCATGGAGCAAGTTCTTTCTAATATTGAGAAAGTGCACGCTTGGGTTCAGAAGTTGAAGGGTCAAATAGACACGGTGATGTCCAAGAATGCTCCTAAGTTCTCTTCATCAGAGAACTTGAGTCTTCTTGCACCTTTAGATGTTCAGACCAGCTCAGCTCACAGTCCTGCATTTTCTACTGGCAATGCAGATGCAGTATCTGCTGGGCCTATGTACACTGAAAACCAACATATAACGGACTATGATATTGGCGATCTAGTTCTTCCCGAAAGTGTTGTGTCAAGTTTCGGAGAAGCTGTCTCTGTTCCTGATATTATTGAAAGCACTGTAGGACTGCTGTCTTCTGCTGATGTCACCCTTCATCAGCCACAATTTGGAGACTCAAGTGAAGATGTAAGTGTTACATACCTTATCAATCCTTTAGTCTCATTTCTTTATGTCTAAGTTTTTTTAACTCGATAAACAACACAACAAACTCAAATTTTGGGAAAGTATCAACAGCATGCACCAAACTCTTATCCATGCATCTTTGGCAGTGTCACATATAGATTTGAAGGGACACTAATTAAGTCTTGCTGATAGTGAACCATATCATTAGCAGCTGAACTCAACTCCATTTGTTTAATTTGTTTCCCCCTAGCCAATATCGAAACTAGGACTAATTTACCTTTCTCAACCACATTCACCAGCCATTTGTGTCTTACATTGTCGTAATATGCAGATTGTGGATAACGTCCTGATACATGAAGAGGCAGCGGAAGGAGAGAGAAGCACTTTCCTAAGGCCAAAACTTGAACCACTTTTAATATGTAAACAAGAACCCATGAATCCTTCTAGTTCAATTCCACCATCAGAACAACCTGACCCGGTGTTGAATGGCATTGCTCCTCACGAGCAATCAACTCTGAAATCGTGTCTAGCTTCTGATGTCCATTTCCCCAGAAGTAAAAGAAAGAGAGGGGAGCGGAAAGCTGGCTCGGTTGTTTGGAACAAGCGTTGCTCAGGCGACACCGAAAGCCAATGAGCTAGAAAAAGGTTCCTCTAATCTATGTAATGTATCTGTACATAgtttttttcattcttttttccTTAACTTCATGGAAATGACAATTTGTTCTCAGGTGAAAAATAACATCAGCATTGTGAAAGTAAGGagttaattacttaatttagtCAACTAATGTAGATTGTTCCTCGTTATTATTGATGTTGGTGATAATGTCAACTGGGAATGTAAACAACAAGAGCTTAGTGTTATAAATATGTTGTGTCATTGGATTCGTTACTTGTTGAAAACCATGCCATAATTGTCACCAAGTTGTAAAGAAAAACATGTTAGAATGATGATTAGTTAAGAAGAAAAGAATTATGGCTGATACGTACATGTGATTAATTGGTCTGAGAAATTGGATTTGTggcataattattattattaataataaaggtGGCGTGAGTTGGGACCATTTTTTGCTTTGCAAACACTGATTGGTATCTGAAGATGCACGTGATCTATCTATCTGTTACCAGATAGTATATAGATAGATACAGAACACAAAACCATAATGAAAGAAAATCCCAGCAAAGCAAAGTGTGATTAAATGTTAAAATGTGAATTATGATGCAACATAAAGATTGAAACTTTATACCTTGTCTCTCTTAAAATTGGAGTTTGGATCACTAGTTGCAATTTGCAAATTAAAGTTGAATCCATTATTGTCTCTTTCAAAGTTCAACAGCATTAAGATCATGTATACAATTGAGCTTAAATTTAGGGTTGAAGGCTTTACTTATAGTTCCATAAAGTTAATTGTGACTGACTATATATATCACTATCACTGTCCCTTTCCCACTTTTTATAGGAAGCTCTTCATTCCAACTCAAAGTAGACAACATGATTTCTATGGTCTACtaatatgaataaaaataaataagaaaagcaAAAGATGACAGAAAACTCAGCCTCCTTTTGACCCAAAAAAGCATTTTGTCAAAATCCTTTGTAATAATTTTCTTCTCTTGAGAAAATAACCCTCTCTTAATAATATTCTTAgtttttgttttgaaaaaaaacTTGGTTATATCACAATTTGGTTTTGTGTTATATTTGAGAAAGATGGAATCTTTAACTTGGTTGAGCAATGTAAATTCATAGCCTAACTTTTACTTAAGcaataaagtaaaaaaagaaagaaaaaaaaatgggctaAATCTTATTGTTAAAGTATGCTAAAGTGGTAAATGAATTACTTACAAAATGGGCATAAAAAGGTAAGCATAGCAAAgtgttaataataaataaatgtgtgaacaatcccaaatccaaacatctCCAATCATAGtgtctttctttttctcttttgcaGTAGCTTTTTGAAGGGTTCTGAAGATAACACCAACCACAGATGAAATCATGATgccatccattggcaaattatttataaactaTATATTGGACcattttcattttcttctttttttattatgacTTCACTAATATCaacttgtttaattttaattcttgtattaaaattaagatGATTGAATTTAATGAAATGAATTATTGTACATAGGGGTATGAAAAAGAAGTCAAAAATAAGATGATTGAATTTGTACTAAAAGGGCAGGCCAgacatgtttttaaaaaaaatttattaattgccCACTTAATTAAGAGTATTGTTATTGAGTATTAGTAGTGTCACATATTTTTTATAAGTAGCGTTTCACGATTGATAAACGATATTCCTTATAAGTTATACTTTTTAAGTTATATGTAacttgatacttaattacactaatactaATATGACACTGAAAAAGATGCTAGACACCAATAAtatcttttagcaattctcaataattaattattttcatgcTAATAATCATGTAAACTTAGGAAACCAAGTATGATAGCACCGTGTCTTAAGATACTTTCTCTCTATGCCCAAAAAGTCAtgaataattaagaaaataagtaataatgaatgataataaaaaagagaaaaggtTATGAAGGGTAGTTTAGTAAATTGAAATGATTAAAGTGTGGAATGGGAATTTACTTTTTTGGggggctttgaattttgaaattctttctCTCTTGTCTTTTTTAAGtgtgaagaaagaagaagtagtagtactgaaaaataaaagaggaatcAATATCATGCCTGCCAAAGCAAAAAGAGTGATGAGAGAAGTGAAGATGGGATTGGGtttgtaataaaaaagaaaaaaggtttCTTGATGTTGTTGTTTGATATTTTCACAACTTCAAATGAAACTTGTTtgtttcttctcttcttctctttcttcacaTTTTTCTATTATCAGTTTTGATCCTATAACTAACTTGTTCATGCAAAATCCAAAGAACTCAAACACAACAAGGTatgttctttctctttcttctatcAACATTGCTGCCTCTGAGttttgatcatcatcatcatttttataactatatatatgtatatgttttgaTTGTCAATGTATGTATATGAAACAATGCATGCATAGTTTAGTTTTGCTTAAAATTTCTAAAGACATTAGTGAATGATCAATTTCCCTTCTGTTTATTGTGTATACATATTTGTTTGATATAGATAATATaatagggattatttcacacaTACTATAAAATAAactgaaa is a window from the Cannabis sativa cultivar Pink pepper isolate KNU-18-1 chromosome 1, ASM2916894v1, whole genome shotgun sequence genome containing:
- the LOC115708032 gene encoding uncharacterized protein LOC115708032 yields the protein MSPAQPLMNIGGANRKPNIFAPEKRNKGLAARLAMKGIGCSSNCEDNMIGFEDFINSQNKAAAREVEVDITEWKNNSDMRLAERDDPDATEYSSSFQDTASEADNCSGFSEGEVESQFFGDNGFGSSFNAFSSVFHMRKKKLTNHWRSFIRPVMWRCKWTELRIKEIDSQVSKYARDLAAYDEGKHLGSEQITTTDGFCSKSLPYSRPYGRRKAMKRRKRKKVEDTDATSYMSQHNLFSYLENKRSDPDSSSLAEEFGNAVTTEQNVDCNDKLGTSDDWASFEFRDSDASMEQVLSNIEKVHAWVQKLKGQIDTVMSKNAPKFSSSENLSLLAPLDVQTSSAHSPAFSTGNADAVSAGPMYTENQHITDYDIGDLVLPESVVSSFGEAVSVPDIIESTVGLLSSADVTLHQPQFGDSSEDIVDNVLIHEEAAEGERSTFLRPKLEPLLICKQEPMNPSSSIPPSEQPDPVLNGIAPHEQSTLKSCLASDVHFPRSKRKRGERKAGSVVWNKRCSGDTESQ
- the LOC115708031 gene encoding ankyrin repeat-containing protein At5g02620, coding for MESQSSSRSPQLESQPQSQPQLEKRPSFGRGIEKQKSFRGGFMEKQKSFRIVMEKQLSFIGKKTKDSPGKRGDSHLHLASRAGNLLRIKEILHSCSSSNNNNEVLNLLSKQNQEGETPLYVAAENGHSVIVGEMLKYIDLHTASLPARNGYDPFHIAARQGHLDVLKEMLQVFPNLAMTTDLSNATALHTAATQGHIDVVNLMLETDSNLAKIARNNGKTVLHSAARMGHLEVVKSLLTKDPSTGFRTDQKGQTALHMAVKGQNEEIVLELLKPDPSVLSVEDNKGNTALHIATRKGRIENVRRLLSVEGANINAINKAGETPLDIAEKFGTPELVLVLKEAGATNSSEQGKPQNPAKQLKQTVSDIKHDVRSQLQQTHQTGVRVQKIAKRLKKLHIEGLNNAINSATIVAVLIATVAFAAIFTVPGQFVEESGPESGQAHIANNAAFIVFFVFDSLALFISLAVVVVQTSVVVIEEKAKRQLVFVINKLMWLACLFISIAFISLTYVVVGSHAHWLAVYATIIGSTIMLTTIGSMCYCVILHRMEESKLRNIRRAESQSRSYSVSNMASDSEILNSEYKRMYAL